The Marivirga salinae DNA window AGCAATATTTTTCTGTAAGGGAGCGTTGGAAACAGTTAAGAAACTAGGCTGGGCGCCTGATGTAGTGCATTGTAATGACTGGATGACTAGCTTAATTCCAATGTACTTAAAAACCACTTATAAAAACGATCCAATATTTAAAGATGCAAAATCTGTATTTACTGTGTATAATACAGAATTCTCTCATAAATTTGGGACAGATTTGGTGGACAAGGTAAAAATGCTCGATATAGAAGATAGCATGTTGTCCAACCTAGAATCAGCCGATTATGAAGGGTTCATAAAAATCGGTGCAGAATATGCAGATGCAGTTATTAAAGCAGGTGATGAGTTTAAAGGAAACCTTGATGAATTATTTTCAACATTCGACAAAGAAAAGAAAGTTGACACCATTGAAAAAGGAGAAGATTTTGAAGAATCCTATTTCAACTTATATACAGAATTGGCAGGTTAATACTGCCACCTCAATTATTACAGGGCCAGCTCTCCTGCTGGCCTTTTTTTCCGCCTCATGTGAAGAACCTATAGAAGTAGAAAGTGATTTAGTTCCTGGAGGAAATAATACTGAAATAAGGTATATAGAAATCCCTCTTGAGGTTAAACATAGCGCTTTCGATTCTCTGCTTATTAGTTCTACAAATGTTAATGAAGGTTCTAGAAGGCAAGTTTTTGTTGGACACCAAAACAGCCCAGAAATCGGTGACTTTTCTGCTCAGGCATATTTTGGGGCACTTCTAGATAATGAGGCTATAAGAGACAGTGTGAAAGCGGGAAGTCAAGTAATAGAAACTAAACTGTTCTTAGATTTCAATTACTTTTACGGAAATGATTATAATAATTCTCAGCAATTTAAACTTTATCAATTAGATAATATTCTTCAACTTAGAGATGGGAATTATACTATTTATGACGAGATAAATACTGACGAAATAGTTTCAATTGACGAAAATACTTTTTTAAATCCAATTGATACAATTCCCAGTTTTATTAATTTAAAAGATAATCTGGGAGAAAAATTATTAAATCTAGCAAGAAATAAAGACCTGAATTTAGAGGATACTTATGATTCCTTAAAGGGTTTTAAATTAGAAGTTGAACCAGGACAAAATAATTTACAAGCTTTTAATTTAGCTAGTGGTGATTCGTATTTTGAAGTAATCTACCAATCTCCAACTGCAGATACATTACAGAGCGTAAGATTTAATTTAGTTGGATCAAGCTTTACGCATATAGATTTCCAACCTGGTTCTTTAATACCTAATAATTACAACGAAGGAAAAACTTTTGAATTAACTGATCCGAGTAAGGCATATTTTAATAATTTATTAGGAATAAGTCCGACACTTAATTTAGATCCTTATCTATCTTTTATTGATACTGTAGATTACATGCAAATCAATAAGGCGGAATTAACAATTGAAGATCAAGGTTTTAATGTAGTTGACAATCGCTCCGAACAATTTAGACCTATTCAGAATATGGTGCCCTACATCCTAAACGAAGAAGGAAATTTTTCTAAAAAAGGAGAGGATTTTTGGGCAATCCAAAATAATTTTAATTCAAATGGAGCAATCGCCAACCCAAATGGTGGCAGATTCCCTGGAAGCTTAAACTATGACGACAATAAGAAATCTATTAGAGGGGATATCAGCTTTTTCCTTCAAGAAATTTATAATGACCCCTCTTTTTGGGAAGACGAAAATAGGATTATTTTTACGGGTCAATTTATTTTAAGAAACTCTGATCCATTTATTGAGACACCAAAAATAAATATCGGAAACTTCGATAGCTTTTTGGTAAACAAAGAAAATATCAAATTAAAAATATATTATACCACTTTTAAATAAAATACAATATGTGTGGAATTGTAGCATATGTAGGTCATCAGAATGCATCTGAAATCATACTTAAGGGACTAAAGAGATTAGAATATAGAGGTTACGACAGTGCAGGTATTGCATTGATGAATGATAATGTTCTTAATGTATATAAAAAGCAAGGGAAGGTCTCAGAACTTGAGGCGTTCTTAAAAGATAAAAACACTAAAAGTACTATTGGTATTGGCCATACAAGATGGGCTACTCATGGTGCTCCAAGTGATGAAAATGCCCATCCTCATTTTTCTGAAAGTGGAGATTTAGCCATTATACATAATGGAATTATCGAAAACTATTCTTCTTTAAAGACAGAATTAGAAAACAAAGGCTACACTTTCAAAAGTGAAACTGATTCTGAAGTCTTCATCAATTTTATAGAAGATATCTATAAAAACAATGATGGCACTTTGGAAGAAGCGGTAAGATTAGCTTTGACGAAAGTAATTGGTGCTTATGCCATCGTTATAATGTCAACAAATCATCCTAACCAATTAATTGCTGCTCGTAAAGGAAGTCCCTTAGTAATTGGTGTAGGAAAAAATGAGTTTTTCTTAGCATCTGATGCAACACCTATAGTAGAATACACCAACGAAGTTATTTATGTAAATGACTATGAGATTGCCTTAATTAAAGATGGCGAAATCACTATAAGGGATACTAAAGATGTTAAAACCACTCCATATATCCAGAAAGTTGATATGGAATTGGAAGCCATTGAAAAAGGTGGGTTTGAACATTTCATGTTGAAAGAAATTTTTGAGCAACCGAAATCTATCAAGGATTGCTTTAGAGGTAGATTGATTGCAGATGAAGCCAAATTAGTATTGGGTGGGATAAGAGATTATGCTACAGCTCTTATAAATGCTGAAAGAATAGTAATTGTAGCTTGTGGTACTTCATGGCACGCAGGCTTAGTTGCTGAGTACATTTTTGAAGAATTTTGCAGAATTCCTGTTGAAGTAGAATATGCTTCAGAATTTAGATACAGAAATCCTGTTATTCGCGAAGGTGATATTGTATTTGCTATTTCTCAATCTGGTGAAACTGCAGATACTTTAGCTGCTATGGAATTAGCAAAATCTAAAGGAGCTATTGTATTAGGCGTTTGTAATGTAGTGGGTTCTTCCATATCAAGAGTTTCTCATGAAGGGGTTTATACTCACGCAGGACCAGAAATTGGGGTTGCTAGTACAAAAGCTTTTACAGCTCAATTGACAGTATTAACCATGATTGCTTTAAAGACTGCTTTAAGAAAAGGAACAATTGCAGAACAGCGTTATAGAGAAATTTTAGTTGACTTAGAAAATATTCCGAAAAAGGTAGAGAAAGCTTTAAAAACGGATGAACAGGTTAAAAAGATTGCTGAAATCTATAAAGATGCGAGAAACTTCTTGTATTTAGGTAGAGGATATAATTTCCCAGTAGCTTTAGAAGGTGCTCTAAAATTAAAAGAGATTTCCTATATCCATGCAGAAGGTTATCCAGCTGCTGAAATGAAGCATGGACCAATTGCTTTAATTGATGAAGAAATGCCAGTTGTAGTTATTGCAACTAGAGATAGTTCTTATGACAAAATTGTTTCCAACATTCAGGAAGTAAAAGCCAGGAAAGGAAAAGTAATAGCTGTTGTATCAGAAGGAGATTCCCTGATACCAGGCATGGTAGATCATACTATAGAAGTTCCGGGTACACATGAAGTTTTAATGCCAATGGTTTCAACAATTCCACTTCAATTGCTTTCTTATCACATTGCAGTGATGAGAGGTTGCAATGTGGATCAGCCTAGGAATTTAGCGAAGTCCGTGACTGTGGAATAATAGTTTGATAGATATTTTTTCAATAAATTGGGGTTCGGTATTAAAGTTTGAACAAGTTTAATAAAGTTTGAACATGTTTATTAAAGTTTGAACAACGATTTTAGATAAAAGAGGCCTTAAATGGCCTTTTTTTATGTCCTCTTTAAATCGATGAGTTTTTTTTTGCATTAAAAGTTTGAATAAAGCATCTTTCCAATATATTTTTTGTTTAATAAAGTTTGATATTCTGTTTACAATAGTTTGAACATCAATACAAAATATTAACTTTAAAAAATTTATCAAAATGGGGGCTCCTAAAAAATATAAAACTAAAATTAAAGATAACTACGGTGTTGGTGAAGGTATTGATTATAAGCCGTGGTACGAAGCAACAGAATATGTTCCAAAAACTGGCATCTACACCTCTCCAGGAGAGCGCGAGAAGAAACTAGGAAACAATACCAGAAAACTTGGAATAACAGTTCCAAGAATTCACCATTTACTTTCCAGTTACGAAATCTTCTTATTTACAGTTTTTGATTTAAATCCTAATATTATTGATATTAGGGAACAATTTCCACTATTGAAATTAGAAACTGTAAGAGACATTTTTAAATATTTTAATATAAAACAAAGACAGTCAGAGGAACCCCACGTACTAACGACTGATTTTCTAATTAGATTAGCAGATAGGACAGAACTTGCAGTGACTTTTAAGCCTACTGAATTCTTAACTAAAAGGCAAATGCAGTTATTTCAAGTAGAAAAAGAATACTGGAATAGAGAAGGCATTGTATGGAAACTGTGCACCGAAAAAGAAATACCTCCATCCAAATCTTACATTAAAAATATTAATGCATTACACGATAGTTTGAAGTTCTTTAAAAATGAACCCATACCATTCGATACTATTAATGCCATTTATTCATTTGTCAACGAATTTTCAAATAACTTAAGGAATCATTCTTTATTAGAAGTTGCGCAGATAATTGATGAAGATTTATCAATTGATACAGGTACATCAATTATGGTTTTTAAAGTCTTGATTGCGAAAGGGATTTTTCAATTAGATTTAAACCAAAATATCTTTTCAGAAAATGTTCAAATCAGTCAAATCAAAATCTTAAAAAATGGAGCTCTTAGTAAATCAGATATTGCAGCATAATTCCAATTTCTATAAAGTTCTATACTTTGATTTGAAATTAGATATTTGCGTATTAATCAATCTAAGCGAAGAACATAATAAACTTGAACATCTGGATATAGATTCGCTTACAAAAAACAACTATACAGAACCAACTAACCCACCCTCAAATTTTAATACCACAATCCTTAATGAAGTAATTTTAGAATTAAAAGATAAAACCTTAGAAAGGTGGGAAAAATCTTGGGAGCAAATAAAAGATCTTGTCACAGATGAACCTAATATTTTTGAAACTTCCTATTTGAATAAAAAGTGCAAAGAGGTTTCAGAACAGTATAATGTCTCAAGACATACTGTTAAGAGAAATATTTTTAATTATTGGAGAAATGGCAAGACAAAATATGCAATTTTACCGAAATACTACCTTTCTGGCGGAAAAGGAAAAGAGAGACAAATAGAACAAAAAAATGCCTTTAAAATAACAGAAAAAATAAAGGAGGAAATTCAAGCTGCTTACATAAAAAATCGACCTCAAGGTAAAGGAAGCACTTTAAGAGTAGCTTATCTAAACTACATCAGATTAAAATATAAAAAAGAGTTTGACAATAAGGAAACTAAAGATTACCCAAGTTTAACTCAATTCTATTATTGGGGTACCAAAAATTTATCAAGCAGTGATAAATTGGCAATAAAAAAGGGGGTATTGTCAAGAGATAAAGACCATAGATTGGTACCCGGATCTTCTTATAACAGCGTTTTCGGACCTGGTATTTTTCAGATAGATTCTACCCCCTCTGACGTGGAAATTGTATCCGAAATTGACTTAAATGAACCAATTGGATGTCCTACTGTATATTTCATTGCAGATATATTTAGTGGACTATGCACTGGAATTTACGTCACTTTAGAAAACCCATCTTATCACGAAGCTAGTTCGGCTTTATATTACTGTTTCAAAGGTTTTTCAATGTTTGCCAATGATATGCTTCTTGGTACTTTAAACAAGTTTGATGTTGATTCAACTAGTTTGTTTTATCCTAGTAATTTCCTTCCATATCAAATTGTTACAGATAATGGAAAAGAATTAGTTAGTCGTAATTCGAATAACATTATAATTGATCTGGGTATTGACATTGAGAACAAAGAAGCCTACAGAGCCGATTTAAAAGGTTTAGTTGAAAATTTTTTTAAAATCTATCACAAAGATTTAAAATGTTTCCCAAAAGAAATTGGGTATAAAAATGCGTCTGAGGGTAGAAGAGGTACTAAAAAAGCTAGAAAAACTGCGACTTACACTTTAAAGCAATATACTGCAATGATTGCAGTTGCAATGGCTAATTACAATCATAAATGTTCATTGAAAAAATATCCTTTAGCTCCTGAAATGATGAAGGATGGGCTAGTCGATCCATCGCCAATTGAAGTTTGGAATTGGGGAATGAAAAATAGAACAGGATTACTTCGGTCAAGTGATATCTCAAATCTCAAAGAATTAATGCTACCAAGAGCTGTAGGGAAACTAAATAAGCATGATCTTGAGTTTGAAAAAATCAAGTACGAAACGCCTCTTCATAAGGATTTGCGGAATATACAGCAACAAACAGGAGAAGTCAAATTAAATTATGATATTTCATATAATCCGAATAATATGAATACCATTAATCTTTTCTTCAACAATGAAATTATAAAATGTAGCATTAATGAGCAGAAAAACCCAGGACTACTTAATAAAAGTTTAAAAGAAATTAGAGCTTTTAACAAACTTCGAAAGAATGTAAAAAAAGAAAAAGAGCATGATAGAGATTCTGGGAGCATGAATCTTTTGGATATGGCCGATTCATTCAAAAAAGAAAATGACAAAAAAAGAAAATCTAAAGGACAAAAAAGTACTAGTAAAGCCAAGGTGGGCTACAATAGGGAAAGAGAAAAAGAACACGATAGAAAACAAAAAGAATTTAAATCCACTGAAGAGCCTAATTCAGATACAAAAGTCATTGATATCAATACATCAAGAGACAATAAAAGAATAGAACGTGATGTTGGTGATATTTTAGATGATATTTATAAAAATATGGACAATGAGTAATATACATGAAGCAGTTTATGTAAAGTCAGACAATCCTGATTTTGAGGATCACCCATTGATTGAAGCCTTACCAAGGCTGAATGACATTAAAGAATACTTCCAATATTGTGCAAGAAACTCCATTCACACTAGAGAAGAAGCAATTGGAAAACCTTATCATATCAGAAGAGATTATTTAAGCCAATTACAAAGAGATTTTGTATTGCCCAATTATGGAATTTGGGACGTTTACCAGATGATTGTCAATGCACTTTTTACAAGTTATTCATTTCGAAACCCTATTAAGCAAAACACCACAGAAAAAGTAATCAGAGATTATAGAGATCTATTACAAATAAAGGACCTTTCAGCAAAAGTTGCAGTAAGCAACAGTTGTTCCTTGTTTGGAATAAGTGGAATAGGAAAAACAACAGCAGTAAATCTGGCCATTAGCACTTTCCCTAAAGCAATATTGCATAAGAATTTAGAATGTGAGAATTTTATTCAAATCCCGATTGTAAAGGTAGAATGTCCAAAGGATGGTAGTTTAAAAGACCTATGCCGAAATTTTTTTGTAGAACTCGATAAAATTTTGGGTGATTCCACATATGAAAAAGATTTCTGTAAGAAAAGAGATAGCGAAAGTGACAGAATTAACGCTTTATCTAAATTAGTCCTTAAGCATCATATAGGAATCATAATAGTAGATGAGATACAGAATTTGGATGCACAAAAAAGTGGTGGTGAAAAAAGAATGCTTCGCTTCTTTTTAAATTTAGATAATACATTAGATATTCCTATCATGCTTGTAGGGACTAGAGACGGTATTTCAATATTTAAAGATGATGATAAGCTAATTAGGAGATTTACTGCAGCTGGGTTTTTGGAATGGAACCCTAAACCAGAAGACAGGGAGTGGGAAAGATTTATTCAACGCCTCTTCCTTTATCAGTATACAAAGGAGAAAGCTGATGAGAATATCGATTGGCCGCGATTATTTTATCATTATTCTCAAGGCATCTATGCACGCGCATTCCAAATTTTCAAAATTGCGCATCATATGGCTTTTGATTATAATAAAGAGAAAATTACCGTTTCCTTAATCAATCAAGTCATTAAGGAAAGGCTCTATATCGATGAGCCTTTATTTGAAATAAGGCGGAAAGAAAAAATTAATGAAAGTAATTATGATTTCCCAATAGAAGAAATTGACTACACTGATTACAGATCAATAGAAGTAAAAAATATATTAGTCGAGAAAAAGATTTCATCAAATTTTTTCAAAGGTAAGGTAACAAAAACGCTAGACAGAAATAAGGAATTAAGTGCGCAAGAAATAGCAGATAAAATAATCTTAGATTTCACATCGAAACCTAAAAAAACTAATACTGCAAGTAAAGAGAAGGATATTAATAAGGAAGAGGAAGTACTATCTGCAAATACCTTTGCTAATCTATTTTGTGAAGATAAAGACGAAACCTATCAAAAAGTAAAGGAATTTGGGGATATTTTCGACTTTGAAAAATTTAGCTTGTAAAAAATGCTTTATTATTGGCCTCAGACATATCCTGATGAGATTCTATACAGTGTGATTGCCAGATATTTAAAAATTTCCGGAAGTCGAGGTCCCAAGCATCTAATGATGAATCTTTTTGACAGAAAAACTATTAGTGCAACGCTTGATCTTCCTAGCGGACTAAAACATTTAATACACAACCTAGAAATGTTTGATAAGGATGTTGAAATGATTTTGGCCGATAACACCCTCTTCCCGTATTATCAGTCATTTTTAACTCCAACCAAAGCTGAGAAAGTTAGACATTCCATGTTAAGTAAATCAGGAGATATTCATACACTGATCGGAATTAACGCTGGGATTTTCCCCGCTGGAAAATCACCGAGATATTGCCCCTTGTGCGTTAAAGAAGATAAATCTGAAAATATATCACCATACTTGAGAAGAACCCATCAAATCCCATCAATACAAATTTGCACTCAACACAATATATATTTACTAGAATTGAATAAGAGTAGAGTTCATTTTAACAAACATGAGTTTTTATTTCTTGAAGACCACCTAGATCAATTTAGCTTAATTGAACAAAATGAATCTACTGAATACCTTAAAATTTGTAAGGATATTGAAAAATTGTTGAAAGGAAAGCAAAATACTTTTGATGCCGATGATTCTTTCTTCTATCGTAAGGAATTATTTAAACTTGGCTTAGTTAAAAACACAAATCAATTAGATATCCAGGGGTTATATGAAAGTTTTAATGAATTATATGACAACGCTTTATTGGCTAAATTTAAGTCATCAGTAAATTTGGTTAATCCTTCTTGTTGGTTAAAAGGAATATTTAGAAAACACAGAAAGGGCTTCGACCCCTCTCGACATATTTTAATTCATAATTTTTTCAAATATCTAGAAACAAAAAATGGAAGTCTGGAAATCAATGAAATCGAAAATATAAATTACCCTTGCTTAAATAAAGTATGTGAGCATTACAATCAGTCTATCCAAACTACATTTTCAAGACACATTGACAATAAATCCAAAAGGCAAATTACAGTGGTTGAATGTAATTGCGGGCATAAGTATACTTATAGTTACATTGCTAGTAAGCATAACTATTTTGTTAGAATAAAAGAATATGGCCCCGTATGGCATTCTAAACTAAATCAACTTTTGGTGGAGAAAACAATGAGTATAAGAGCTATTGCCCGAATGTTAGGCTGTGACTCCAAGACGGTCAATAGATTTAAATCTATTGTAGTAATAGGTAATTCTGAACATGAAATTGTATTGAAGAAAAAGCAAGAAATTTGGCAACAGCATATTAGAAAAAACCCTAAATCTGGGATTACTGAACTAAGGAAAAAGAAACCTACCCTATTTGCATTTTTATATCGGAATTGTAAAGAATGGTTACAAAAACAGCAATACTATAAATCTCAGCCAACTTCGAAATTAAGGATTAATTGGAAAGTAAGGGACCTTGAAATTCTTGAAGAATTAAAGATAGCAAGGTCAAATGCTCTGAAAGAAAATCCAAAAAAAAGGATTACAAAAAGCTTACTTCTCATAATGGTGAAAAAAGAAAAAATGTTTTATAACAATCAAAAGAAGCTTGAAAATTGCGAAGAATACTTATCTAAAATTCATGAGTCGAAGTATTTTCATAGAAAAAAAAGACTTGTTCTTTCTGCTTTAGAAATGAAAGACGAAAAAACCCAAATTACTTACTGGACACTCTTAAGAAAAGCAGG harbors:
- a CDS encoding glycogen/starch synthase, which codes for MSKLRILYVANEINPFLKTSEVAEFVRKLPQAMQERGMEIRILVPRFGLINERKNRLHEVVRLSGINISVGEEEKPLIIKVASIPNAKLQVYFIDNEDYFQRKFVFHDKENNFYPDNDERAIFFCKGALETVKKLGWAPDVVHCNDWMTSLIPMYLKTTYKNDPIFKDAKSVFTVYNTEFSHKFGTDLVDKVKMLDIEDSMLSNLESADYEGFIKIGAEYADAVIKAGDEFKGNLDELFSTFDKEKKVDTIEKGEDFEESYFNLYTELAG
- the glmS gene encoding glutamine--fructose-6-phosphate transaminase (isomerizing), translated to MCGIVAYVGHQNASEIILKGLKRLEYRGYDSAGIALMNDNVLNVYKKQGKVSELEAFLKDKNTKSTIGIGHTRWATHGAPSDENAHPHFSESGDLAIIHNGIIENYSSLKTELENKGYTFKSETDSEVFINFIEDIYKNNDGTLEEAVRLALTKVIGAYAIVIMSTNHPNQLIAARKGSPLVIGVGKNEFFLASDATPIVEYTNEVIYVNDYEIALIKDGEITIRDTKDVKTTPYIQKVDMELEAIEKGGFEHFMLKEIFEQPKSIKDCFRGRLIADEAKLVLGGIRDYATALINAERIVIVACGTSWHAGLVAEYIFEEFCRIPVEVEYASEFRYRNPVIREGDIVFAISQSGETADTLAAMELAKSKGAIVLGVCNVVGSSISRVSHEGVYTHAGPEIGVASTKAFTAQLTVLTMIALKTALRKGTIAEQRYREILVDLENIPKKVEKALKTDEQVKKIAEIYKDARNFLYLGRGYNFPVALEGALKLKEISYIHAEGYPAAEMKHGPIALIDEEMPVVVIATRDSSYDKIVSNIQEVKARKGKVIAVVSEGDSLIPGMVDHTIEVPGTHEVLMPMVSTIPLQLLSYHIAVMRGCNVDQPRNLAKSVTVE
- a CDS encoding TnsA endonuclease N-terminal domain-containing protein, with protein sequence MGAPKKYKTKIKDNYGVGEGIDYKPWYEATEYVPKTGIYTSPGEREKKLGNNTRKLGITVPRIHHLLSSYEIFLFTVFDLNPNIIDIREQFPLLKLETVRDIFKYFNIKQRQSEEPHVLTTDFLIRLADRTELAVTFKPTEFLTKRQMQLFQVEKEYWNREGIVWKLCTEKEIPPSKSYIKNINALHDSLKFFKNEPIPFDTINAIYSFVNEFSNNLRNHSLLEVAQIIDEDLSIDTGTSIMVFKVLIAKGIFQLDLNQNIFSENVQISQIKILKNGALSKSDIAA
- a CDS encoding AAA family ATPase, whose amino-acid sequence is MSNIHEAVYVKSDNPDFEDHPLIEALPRLNDIKEYFQYCARNSIHTREEAIGKPYHIRRDYLSQLQRDFVLPNYGIWDVYQMIVNALFTSYSFRNPIKQNTTEKVIRDYRDLLQIKDLSAKVAVSNSCSLFGISGIGKTTAVNLAISTFPKAILHKNLECENFIQIPIVKVECPKDGSLKDLCRNFFVELDKILGDSTYEKDFCKKRDSESDRINALSKLVLKHHIGIIIVDEIQNLDAQKSGGEKRMLRFFLNLDNTLDIPIMLVGTRDGISIFKDDDKLIRRFTAAGFLEWNPKPEDREWERFIQRLFLYQYTKEKADENIDWPRLFYHYSQGIYARAFQIFKIAHHMAFDYNKEKITVSLINQVIKERLYIDEPLFEIRRKEKINESNYDFPIEEIDYTDYRSIEVKNILVEKKISSNFFKGKVTKTLDRNKELSAQEIADKIILDFTSKPKKTNTASKEKDINKEEEVLSANTFANLFCEDKDETYQKVKEFGDIFDFEKFSL
- a CDS encoding TnsD family Tn7-like transposition protein, yielding MLYYWPQTYPDEILYSVIARYLKISGSRGPKHLMMNLFDRKTISATLDLPSGLKHLIHNLEMFDKDVEMILADNTLFPYYQSFLTPTKAEKVRHSMLSKSGDIHTLIGINAGIFPAGKSPRYCPLCVKEDKSENISPYLRRTHQIPSIQICTQHNIYLLELNKSRVHFNKHEFLFLEDHLDQFSLIEQNESTEYLKICKDIEKLLKGKQNTFDADDSFFYRKELFKLGLVKNTNQLDIQGLYESFNELYDNALLAKFKSSVNLVNPSCWLKGIFRKHRKGFDPSRHILIHNFFKYLETKNGSLEINEIENINYPCLNKVCEHYNQSIQTTFSRHIDNKSKRQITVVECNCGHKYTYSYIASKHNYFVRIKEYGPVWHSKLNQLLVEKTMSIRAIARMLGCDSKTVNRFKSIVVIGNSEHEIVLKKKQEIWQQHIRKNPKSGITELRKKKPTLFAFLYRNCKEWLQKQQYYKSQPTSKLRINWKVRDLEILEELKIARSNALKENPKKRITKSLLLIMVKKEKMFYNNQKKLENCEEYLSKIHESKYFHRKKRLVLSALEMKDEKTQITYWTLLRKAGIRKEYLNYELIQIAKGIVNGTFELSRQSFIKTA